The genomic DNA ataggtgcgcttaccttagtcgaatttttagttagtttagcgactaTAAAAAAAATGGAGACCAAGATTGAATCATTAAATATTGACCAAAGATAACCTAAGGTCTATCTATAAGAGCATTTGCATAgtcttttatcattttaaaatttaacaagATAGTAATCATTCACTAAATACATCAATTGAATGGCACTGATTGGCTTTCAAAGAACTTAAATCTTATTGAGGAGCACATCAAAACCAATTCTATGTCCCAATAATTTGATAACCATAATCTTTGACATAGTAGCATCAAGAAGACTATGCACGTGTTTGGAAAAACAGATTGAGGGCACTTCCTCAGTTAAACCTATGATTATATCACACTCCTCAAGGTCTATGTCTTCCACCTTGAAAGCGAATTCTTCCTCTTGTTAGATCTCGAATTACCAATCAATATATCCCTAAAATAAGTCTTCTACTCCTATTACAAAAAGGCCCTTTAAATCCATCAACCTTCCCTAAGATCTAAAGCTTGACTAGCTATATCTCCCATGTCTGACTCCTCCAccatcacacattcataatcctTTGCTCGAGATCCTGTGACAACTTCCATCAATAAAACTTGTgttctttgattttctttttacCCTTAAAGTTTATAATGTTAACACCAAAACTAGAATATAATGTGGATTAATTTACTCTTTCATGAATAATGCGATAAcgtttcaaaaaaattttaactaCAAAATTGACCCTTTAATTATATCAATTTTCAATTAGGTATCTAAAGTTTTTTTGGGAAGTGGTACATAAATTATCAATTTCATctcattttatataaaaaatatacaaaatccaATAAAAATGTGACACATGTCATGTTCTTATGGCTGAAGTTTTATTTTGGTGTAAAATTAGACGAAATAATACTTTTGACAAAAAATTTGTAGGTAAATTGGAAAAAAAAGTATAATGCAAGGGCTAATTTTAGATTTAAGCCAGAAACTCAAGAGAACCTTCGATAGCCAAAACACCAGTAAATCTTATCCTCCAATCTCAATCCGCGCGTATTTCCACGCATTTCCATTTCGTATTCCTTTCAAAATATCTCCTCACGCGCTTTGCTCACCATCCCGCTCTCTTCAGCTCCTCACTGTCGACTCCTCCTTATCTTTTACTCCAAAACCTTTTTTCGATGGCGGATCCAAGCAACCTCTCAGCTGTTTCCTCCGAAGATGCGGCGAAGTTCGGTTTCACGCGCGATGAGATGTACTCCAGTAACCTTGCCGGCACCGTCAACCCGTACGACCGCCACTTGTTCCTCCGCCATAAGTCGTATAACGATTGGGCTTCCCGTGTCGAAGAGGACGGCCTCCCTAATCTCCTCTCCTCCGCTCTTAAGTCTCGCAAAAACGACATCCCAGTCAAGGTAAGTTCGTTTCGTTCTATCAGCTGTCGTTTACTTTTAAGGTTTAAAATTGTCAATTAATCGTAGTTCTATATTTTTCTTTTCCGATATAGACACTGTTGACGGTTATTGAAGGAGCGGAATCTGACGGAGATGTGTTAGTTTTCCCTGAAATGATCAAATACAAGTAAGCTTTCCTTTTTTGCacctttttttaaattataataaatttctTTCTAAATGCTGTTGAATTTCCTTTTACTAGATCGGATGCTGTAAAACTTATAAAAGATGGAGCTGAACTTTACATTTTGTAACTTATAGGGTATGAATCTATTTTTCGTTCAGATGTTGAGTAAGAATCTGCTAAAATTTTTCTTAATGGAACTACTTTCTAGAAACATTTTTCATGTGGTCATCTAACTGTAAATCAGGAAATTAGCATTTCTTGAATTATGGTTAAATATTTAGTTTAATGGGCATGTGTCATGTACAGTGCCAAAAAAAAAAGGACATGTGCCAAAGTCTCAAGGCTGATTTTGGGGTTAAAAATATAATCATTCTTCTGTAATTGTAGCTATGATGAGGATTAACATGTGTTTTGTTTATGtaatattttcttatgtttatttGTTGTGTTGAGTTGAGTTgagatttattattttattttatttcttttgtttgtaAAATAATGAGAGAATGCTAAGATTATGAATGAAGGGATTTTAATGCTGATTCTCTTTTATTGTATTGATGGAAGGGGTTTGGCAGACTCCGATGTGGATGGTTTTGTTGAGGATGTGCTTGTGAATGGCAAGCCGTGGGCTTCTGGAGTGCAGGAAACATTGACTGGTTCATATATCTTTGTGTGTGCTCACGGTAATCGTGACAAGAGATGTGGTGTTTGTGGACCAGCTCTGATTCAAAAGCTGAATGTGGAGATTGAGTTGCGTGGACTGAAGGATCAGGTGTTTGTAAGTGCTTGCTCTCACATTGGAGGGCACAAGTATGCTGGGAACTTGATTATCTTCAGCCTAGATTCTGAGGGAAAGATCACGGGCAACTGGTAATATCAGCATCAGCATCACTATGTCATTACGCTTCTATGTGTTGAACGGATTTTTATATTATTGGTCTTTTGCCTTCAATGGTTGCAGGTATGGCTATGTTACTCCAGAAGATGTGCCTGAGTTACTTGATCAGCAAATTGCAAAAGGAGAAATAATACAACGCCTTTGGAGGTTTGtggtttttttaatttatgctgTACTTAAGTTGGTTGAATCTGTAGTATTCCAGTTTGTTCTATTTCTGGGTACATTCTTCTATTGGAGACGAACTTACCA from Gossypium arboreum isolate Shixiya-1 chromosome 9, ASM2569848v2, whole genome shotgun sequence includes the following:
- the LOC108457516 gene encoding uncharacterized protein LOC108457516, giving the protein MADPSNLSAVSSEDAAKFGFTRDEMYSSNLAGTVNPYDRHLFLRHKSYNDWASRVEEDGLPNLLSSALKSRKNDIPVKTLLTVIEGAESDGDVLVFPEMIKYKGLADSDVDGFVEDVLVNGKPWASGVQETLTGSYIFVCAHGNRDKRCGVCGPALIQKLNVEIELRGLKDQVFVSACSHIGGHKYAGNLIIFSLDSEGKITGNWYGYVTPEDVPELLDQQIAKGEIIQRLWRGQMGASTEGGDKTDEQKLPNGTEVKENEKHEETTTQKTKENVDGCCQGANGFTCCMTASLEANEKEKSEEPREVCGKIGMCKLTSWVESWEQHHVLTAAAVVGVVATVAVAYSYYRRSG